The following DNA comes from Fusarium fujikuroi IMI 58289 draft genome, chromosome FFUJ_chr03.
GTATTCTGCCGCCTGCGATTCACCAAGATCCCTGATTTTTAATTCGCGCTTTACCTAGTCGGTCGCATCTACGACAGCTTCTACTGGAGGAAAGTCTCGGGAAGGGAACTTATTCTCCGACATAGCTTCATAACCCCCATTGCCAGGTATGTCTAAGTCTGCCTTTTAACTCCCTGACTGTCACTTATGCCAGTAATTCCATGGCTGAACACTAAGAAGTGCAGTCTCACCAAAGTCAGGAAGACATACGATCCACCACAAGCCCAATCATCCGAAGTCCAGCTTCCTCCATGTCTCCCTTGGCAGACCATGGCAAACCCCACTTAGCTAATGCCCGCCAAGTCGGACAGCAGCAGTGTCTCGAGAGCTAACGTCTAAGACATGCCGGTAatgatgataatgatgatATGTAAATTTAAAAGTCAAATGAGACAGGAGAGGAATAGTGGCTTAACGGAAGTGTTATGTTCCGTGACCTCTGCTCAGTTAAAGTCTCTAAAGAGATTAGAGGGTAACAATCGGTAGTTGAGTCGTCAATGAGCAGCACACCAGGAGGATAGATATGCCGAGCTGTGGCTGAAAGTTACAGTTTGAGGATAGCGTAATGCAGATCGACTGCGAGTATTGGAGCTAAATTTCCGGATGTGATTCTTTCCGTGCTCTTAGACCAAAACAGTAAAGCGGCATCTATGTCCGGATGAGGTTGTTTCCGAGACTAAGTATAGTTCCCTTGAAATTATTAGTGTTTGTTGGATATAGTAGAAATATATGAGTCTGTATGTAGAATTTGTAAATTGCTCCCTCGGATGATCTATCTTGGTGTATAGGTTCCATTTTCAATATGCGTATGCAACGGGATTCAGCAGAACTCCCTCCCCTTGGCAGTCAAAGCATTGGCTACAATGATGACGATAATGCCGAAAAAGGCTTGTGTGACGCATCACAAAGTCCTCCGACAATACCGCCCTCTGCCCATATTTCTTCAGAGGCAACAACGAAACCATCGACCCATCTAGGACCTCAATTGAACGACCAGCAAAGCCCGTGCCGATGCCGAACCTCAAAGTTACCAAGTCAATACGAGTAATTGATAAGTCAGTTAGTCGATGGGTACTATTCCATCTATGGTTCAATACATACCGGAAGCTTTTCCTCTTGTGCACTTCGCTAAACCTGACTGCGATGATATCGGCTGAACTTGGTCATTTCTCTTACGCCATACATAACTCTGGAGCAATGGTGCTTGGAAACCTTCTTTTCGCAGTACTTATGAGAAATGAATTATTCCTAAGATTGCTATACACAATGGCTATCTACGGATTGCGTAGTGTATGTCAGGGACTCCTTTGGGATATTAAATTTATGCTAATGGAAAGGCCTAGTGGGCTCCTCTAAGGTTACGTTTGGCAGCAACCTCAACTTTACAACATATTGGAGGCCTTCACTCTGGGTGCGGGCTATCAGCAGCTGTGTATGATTGCCTTATAAACTTACAGCTATTACTTCTAATGCAGGTTGGCAGTTGGTTTATCCTCAAAACTATACACATGATACGAAACCGAGGAATGCAGCACAGCTCCGTTATTGCCACAGGTGCCATCACAAGTACACTGATCTGCATATCAGTTCTCAGTGCCTTCCCTTGGCTTCGCAAGTAGATTTTCCCTCAATGCCGTTATGATCCCAGGACGATGTTGACACGAGTTATGCAGTAACCATCACAATACTTTCGAGCGTTACCATCGCTTTGTCGGCTGGCTTGGTATAGCAGTAAGCATCCTCTGTTATGTAAGTGTTAATACTAAGGAGTAGTAGATGACCTGGGTGTTTGTTATCCTAAGCAACCTCAACGACATTAATCGCAGGAAAGGGCAATCCGACGTCAGCATTATTCTGGGTGGACAGGAACTATGGTttgctttttttattacaATACTGTACGTTTTTTCACTTCTCTTTCCAAATAATAGTAAGTAACTGTTATCAGTGTTGCCCTACCATGGGCCACGCTTCGAGAGGTCTCAGTGCAAGTAGAACTTGTAAGTACATAGCATTAGGCCTTGCTCCTTTATAAGCTAATCATGCCAATATAGCCTTCGCCTAGACTTGCCATTATTCGATTCAACCGAGGTATGCAACAAGGGCTCGTTGGGAGGATCAGTCGTACTGCCGTTAAGGAGTTCCATGCCTTTGGAATTATTAGCGAAGGCATTGAGTCTCCATACCACTATATGGTTTGTGGTGTCCAAGGTGACTTTACAAAAAGGATCCTCTCACATCCACCGACGACACTGTGGACAAGGGAGCTCAAGTTCAGTAAGATTAATTTCACCTTACTACTCACTTGCTTATACTTACAACACTAATAGCTGGCATTGGTCATGCCTCAGCTATGTACAAAAGGGGAATCAGGATCTGTACAGGAACAGGTATAGGAGCTGCGCTATCTACCTGCATTCAGAGTCCAGACTGGTATGTTCTTATATCAGGGTAGAGATTAAGTAAAGTACTGATATTTATACATTAGGTTTCTTATCTGGATTGGCTCTGATCAAGAAAAGGCCTTTGGTGTAACAATATGCGACCTAATCCAGAAGCATATCGATCCTAAGCGGATGATTTTATGGGATACAAAAAAAGAAGGTCGGCGACCTGACACAATGCAGCTTCTAAATGAGACTTGGGTACgctttgaagctgaagttGTTTTTATTACGTCTAATAGAAAGGGTAACGATGAAATAATGCAAGGATGCTATACAGGTATGATTTTATTCCTTAGTCTTTGTAGGGTTCTTACTAATACTTCAAAGCTAACATACCTGCGTTTGGTACCCTCTGGGACTCTTAGTTAGTTAGAAACTTATAcaaattaataatagtattatatattttactatGTGTCTAATGCCTTTCTACAACCTATGTAACATAAATAAATCTGCTACTTATCTCACAACCTATACTGACGTCTCTCCTCGACACCCAAACGCTCGAAAGAATTACTTTATTCAAACCTTTTTGACCATAATTATCAAATCAGTTACTAGGATGTTGCATAAAATGAGCAAAACATAAACTCACTATCCAGCATCACAATGGTCGTTTAAGGCACTGCATTAGCCCGCCTTGAAACAGCACTGATTATTCCAGGCACTGCCGGCACAAGTCAATCCTCCATTGACATATCCACAAGCTCAATTGGTGGTAGGAATGTTAGCTGTAAGACAACCTCGAGAGAACCCAGCTTGACTACATCTTCTTGTTAAGTATTGTAAGTTAAGTGATTAGGAGACACTCACCGTACTTGTCTGCAATGGCCAGACGACGCTCCACCGTAGTTCTGTATACTGCAGCAGTTGCTGTAGGTAGAACCTATACCGGTCTTGCTATTCTTGGCACCACAGATTCAATCGGTTGTTACACCAATAGCATTACATATACCAAACTTGGACTGGCATACTTTACTGCAGGAATTCCCTAGGCCATTGCAGGAGTTTTGGGCACTATAGCAATCGCCGTAAGTCGACCCCTGGCACGTCTTGCCGCTCTTATTACAGGATCTATTAGTAGAGATAGTACTGGCGGCAGCATTGTAGATTTTAAATGCAGACTGGTACTGGCATTTTGGAACTTGAAATCCTTTCTACAAAGGCCATATCTTATTTATGcagtaaatataaatattaatttaatagaaatataaaaacttaatcCGGGTCATATTTCGAGTTAGGTGCCATTGAGGTAGTTGGATCAATAAAGTTTAGATATGCTCCTCCGAGAGCAACGATGGGTCAATCcatttaaagaataaagcGTAGAATTTAAAGGTCGTACTATTGGTAGTTGACATGATGCTTGCAGGAGTTGGGGATAGTTATTCAATTGGTGTTCAGGAAGGGGAGAGGCTTTCTGAGTCTATGAATAAATTGTTTAATTGTATACTTCTCTTGTAGCTTTTTCGAGATTCGGTGGCTTATATATAATCAGCATTGTCTAATAAGGATGTAAGCTTGAGGAAAGCAGTGAATAGTCCGTCGGATCAGTTATGGTGGTTTGGACATTTGGTAATTTTTAAAAGTCCGTCCCTGTCAGATTTTAGTTTAGCGCCGTGAAGGATTAAGGCAGCTAGGGCAGTGGTTGTATCCAGCTGTGACTAGTATAGTGATCGTAGTTATACTACCGGGCGAGGTTACTATAAGAGTATTATAAAATGACGGTTATATAAACTAAGATGCTGAAATACTGTTATGCTGAGCCACGGAAAACGTGCCTCTGCCTAGTGCGAGCTTATGGTCTTCCTCCTTCGGCTCTGACTTGATGTTTTCCTTAAGTCTTCGCTCATTGAATACATCCGCAACATGGTCATTCAGATTATACCTTCAGAGATTCAGTAAAGGGAGTGCACTTCCGATTATGAGTCTAACTTACATGTTCATCTCATCGATTGTCAATTTGCCATCTTCAGCTGCAACATTGTACACCTTGGTGTTTGTGTTGCTAGAAAAGCCTGTTCACAATTGTCAGTATCCAAGTCTCAAGGTATCAGCTCCAGATCTCTTACCAATGCGCTCGTTGATGTTCTCCCGGGCCCTTGCTGATGCAGCCTGGACCTTGGTAGCCCTTGGCTTGCGAACTTCCTCAAAGGCTTTGAGGGACTCGCGAATGTCCCCGTTAAAGTGCTTCTTGCTGAAAACAAGACCAATAGcggcagcatcttcaatcGCCTGGCAAGCACCTTGACTTTGGTCCGGCATCATCTCGTATCTCTGTCAGTGCATGAAACGTAAAGACAGAAAGGCACCATGACTTACTGGATGGGCAGCATCTCCCATAATGCAGGCAACCCCCTCCGTCCAGTGATCGTAGGGCTCATGGAGCCACAGTCGCCAGGGACGGATCTCATACCCAATCTCAAGATGCTTGAAGACTGACCGGTCCAAATCGGGGTATGggtcgagaagctcgtcTAGGGTGGCCTCTTGATCCCAGGTCTGTGCCTTGAGGTCGCCTGCCTCGCGCGGGAAGAAGCAGTAGTAAGAGAGGAGCTTGCCTCCGTTACAAGGAGACAGAACGATCTTGAAATGCGTGTTGTAACCTCCCCAATACTCCAGAGCACTGTTCTGGGAGTAGTCAACTAAGCCAAGCTCGACAGCTTTTGCGGTGTCAACATTGGTATGCAGGCATGTGCAAGTCGCTGGTTTGCGATCGGGCTTGATGCCAAAAACACTTCGAAGGGTAGATCCAATGCCATCGGCTCCAATGACTACATCGTGCTTTACCTTCTTGCCATTTGCAAAAGTTACTTCCCCACTCTCCACATCTACATCAGTAGCCTAGAATAAAGTAAGGTGGTTAGTGACGCTGCTATAACATCTGATAATACTGATGACTCACCTGGTGGTTCACAATGAGTTGGGCAGGGGGGCCTTCGCCTTCACCAAGAGCACTATCCATCAACATTCGATGCATATACTGACGATGGAACATGTAATAAACCTGGATATAGTTATTAGCCTTCGTGTTTCGGATCGAGTCGGGCTGTCACTTACATATCCCCATCGTTCTTTATAATCCTTGAGATCATAGACGCTGATGGGCTCACCAGTCTTCCAGTCGCGGCTGATTAACTTTCTGAGAATAACTGGATCACCAATCTCAATATTGACGTTCCATTCTTCTAGCCAGCGAGTACCATTAGCAGCACACGAGATGGAGGCTCCAACCTCGCCGGCGAAATCGGCACGTTCGTAAATGGTGACCTTGTGGCCTTGGCGACGAAGAGAGGTAGCAACTGCTTGACCTCCGATACCCCCTCCAATGACAGCCACATCAAGTGCGCGCCAACCGCTTTGAGTCGACATTGCTCTTTCGGAGTGTTTGGTGGTCTAAGTATTGGATTTTACAGTTCAAATGGTGGGACAAAACAAAGATACAGATAAACAGATTTTTCTGTAGTTTCCACAAGAAAGGGGTTTGTGTATTCATGCTATTCAAGCTTCAAATAACTCTTGGGGGCATTGGCTTCCAACTACTGACATGCAGTATGCTCCCGATTATGCCCCGATTGCTGACCAAGAGCTATGAGTCTCCAGCATACCGGCTCCTTTCCGTTCAAGGCCCGTTTACAAATACTCTTAATCTGGGTGGTCGGAGATTTCAGGAAAGCCTCACGCATCAGCTTATCTAGTGTCGCCTATATGATAAGCAGCAACCATCAACCGTACCCACTGAACGAACATTGGGTGACTTCCCGGTCACTCCCCGGCGGAATCTAAAGACTCTCGCGACACCCCTTGTAGTCATGGGGCTTTTCTGTGTCCCAAATAAGTGTCGTTTCCCGCCACCAGTGTCCTCGAAAGCTGCCGGTGTACGACAGGTCGTCTGACGTTACACTGCGGTCGCATTTTGCACATTCCAGCCCGCACCCGCACTGATAGGCAACCCCCGGGATACAGCTTGCGGATATCATTACCTTTGACGGTGTTAATCTATCCGAGATAGGAAACATGATATCTAAACCCTCCGTCACTACCTCCGTAATTCGGAACGGTCCTTGCGACAAGCCCCACCATTCCGCTACCTTCCCGATAAAAGGGCTATTCCTATCCTGTCTTAGCTCACAAAACCCCATGAACTGAAACAGATTGGGGAGCAACCAATCACAGAATTGTCATTACTGTAGGGTAGCGTTCCGATCTTGTCATCCCGATTTGTTACTGAACTGAAAGAACTGCACCAGATTTGGTAGAGGGTTGGTGGTCTGGGAGAATCATCTTTACGTCCAAATTCATTATTGGGTTACTTGAGTGTCGTTTTGATGggttataactatatttattaatcgACAAAATAAAGGAAAATGGATTTGGATTATGATAGAGGCGTAAATCAATCATTTTGGGCAAATTGTACTTAGACAATTAAAACCTTTTACAGGATTTCCAACAAACAGAAAGGCACCCTTTTAATCCAAGCCCATCCTGCCAAACAATCATTTTGCATGCATTCCCTCGACGACGCTGGCTGCCACAACTGGcatcttgaacttcttcctACCGACAAAGGCAAAATGAACGGCTCCAAGTATAATCCAACCAGACATAACAGCCACTGAGTAGTTCATATTCTCGGGTGTTACAGGCAAAGAACCCGGGAATAGACTGAAGATGATAGAAACTGCCATCCAAATAATGgcagccaagttcaagaaaaTCCCGAGAACTTTCCCCAACTTGAAAGGGCCATAATCGGATGGCTGCAGCTTGCTTCGGCCCCAGACAAGCATGCATACAACAGGCATCAAGTAAGAAAGATACATTCCCGTAGCAGATATGGACAAGATGGCGTTGGACGCTGTGGGGTTGACCAAGTACAGCAAACCAAGAAGCAAATCGAGCACGAAGACTACAAGAACCGCATTGGCTGGGATCTTGAGCCTGGGTTGGATATGCCCGATCCATGAATGAAAGGGAGTAGCGTCATCGCGTGCAAAAGCCCACAAAGTCCGAGAAGCAGATGTCATGCCTGCAGCTGCTGCAGCAATTGCTGTCAAAGCTGACACGAGAACCATGAATGTAGTGCCGACGACTGAATGAGTCGCATCGTAGTAGATCTGAATGAAGGGAAGTCTGTATGGGGTAGCAAGGATGCGCTCAAGCGATCCCGCCGAGAAAAGCAACATTGTGACATATCCAACGCCCATTGCGCCGTTGATTGCGATGCTTCCGATCATGGCGAGGGGTACATTGCGGCGAGGGTGCGGAAGTTCTTCAGCCATATGGCAAGCACCATCGTAGCCTAAGAATGGATATATAGAGCTGATCATGCCCACAATCCAAGCAACGCCATCGCTCCAATTCGTATTATTGAAGGTCGTCGTGAAGACATATTCGGATGTGTTCTTCTTGGACGTGACACCGAGAGCGATTAGAACGGCAAGGAACCCAAATATATGGAGAGCgcctgttgttgttgttagaACCTATAAAGCCaagggaagaaaagagaggcgGTGTGATGAGCATACCGGAGATAAAATTGGCCGTTGGGAGGACCTTCTCACCGATAATGTTCAGCAACGCACAGTAGATCAATATGCCGATATAAATGAGGGTAGCGTGCCATCTCTCTGCATGATAGGACGAGTTGCTGAGGGAAATGAGACCTTGGACCATGAAGCTCGAATAGAAGCCAGCCGACGCAAGCAAAACGACCTGTCCGCCAATAGATATCCACCCTGTCATCCACGAAGCTGTCTTTCTACCTCGCTCGGGAGATAAGGCTGTAACCCAATGGTACTGGCCTAAATAAATCTTCAGTCTTGACAGTTCAAAGGCGTGAACGGGTTGCACTGATGAGTACTTACCACCAGATGTCGGATAAATTGAGGCGATCTCGGCAAGAGAGGCTCCAATTGCGAGGGTGAATAAGAAGGAGAGAATACTGCCACGACTGTGAGTAGACTGACAGTAAATGCTACTCAAGGTTCAATCTTACAAGTTATACCAGAGGCATGGCGGGCCGCCGCTTGTCAAAGCCGCGGCGATGGAGGCTGAACAGGCCTCCCATGTGCCCATCAAGCAGAGAcagaggccaagaagagatgGTAGCGAGAAGCGTCGTTGGAGTTCGTCCTTATAGCCGAGGTGGGCGAGCTCTACCGCATCAGTGTTCTTAGTTGCCACCCGTTCGGCGTCAGCCATGGAGTGAGATCTCTCCAATTGAagatccatcttctccgaTGCTGCCGAATCCTTTGTATTGGACTCCATCTCTTAGAATAGCAGTGTGCAAGATATTAAGCTGTCATTTGACGATGATAAGAGCAAAGCTTGATTGTTACAAGAATAAAGAGAGCTGTGTGTGTGTGCAATGTGTAGTATGTGTTTTTTATATCAACCATACCGACTCTGACATGAGTAACTGCATAGAACAGGCAGGATTCGTAAGCTCAGCGCAAGCGTTCCCCTTACCAGGTATATCATATCATTTGGCGAGGATAGCGTCCAGGAGTTGAGCTAGCGCGACAACCGGTCAATATGGTGGCTATAGACGTTCAAGGCAGGCGGAACACGTCTCCCTGAACATGTTCCgaacaaacaaaaacaacCCATTGGTCTGAATTCACGAGCACGGTTCTTTATGCATCGCACTCATCCACCGTTGCCTAGTAAAACGCCTAAAgggggaaagaaaacttaggaccttgatcctaagtgacaaaaaggctTGGGTAGCTTAGCATAAGCCTAGTATAAACTCAGCctgagtttaggatacctttgctAGTCTGTTTTGACACTGTGTATCAatgtctgatgttttcttgctcccggATGCACGCGCACCAAGCTTCACTGATCTAGCGTGGGTAGGGACTGGGACGAAACTCATTCAATTATGTGGCGTACACCAAGGACGAACCATCCCGCATCTCAGTGAGCACCCCGCATTTCGGCTTGACCTTAGGCCCTAGCTGACGGACTCTGCCATAGTAATCGGAACCATTAGCCCGCGATCTGCGCCTGGCCGACCCGTTAGACTTGTGCGTGATAGCAGGCTCGGTTGAGCGGCGCTACATTGGCCAGGATCTCAAGAACACCGTAGGCGGGATACGAAGGGCCTATTGAACTATCTAAACCCAATCTACAACAGATTACAATTTACTCTCTGGCAGAGGGCGTCTGCTCGGAAGATGGTCTTTTGGCCCAGGGACTAGATGATCCAGGTCTCTTGTGTTGACATAACCAGGGTGAGCGTCCCGCATCAAGTCCGTCATTCCACAAAGCCTCATAGCAGTCTCTATCTCGTCCTTTATAACTGCATGACGAGTTAGCATCTACTCAAATTTGCCAGGATGGGGGAACGTACTGTTGATTGCATGCTcaactccttcttggccataACCAAGAGAATACAAAAGCGGGCGGCCAAAACCGACTGCTGAAGCGCCGAGACATATGGCTTTGACAACATCGGATCCCCGTCTAAACCCTCCATCAATAAGGACTCTCATACCTCGAAACACTTCCGGACAGACCCTATTCACTTCCAAGAGCGTTAGAATAGCAGGGGCTACACCATCGGCAGCCCGTCCGCCATGATTACTGATGACGATGCCGTCGCAGCCCACAACCAACGCCATCTGTGCATCGGATGCTCGCTGGATACCTTTGACCACGATTGGTATATCTCCAAGAATGCTACGTAGCCACTTGATGTCATCCCAACAAACATTGGGGTCAATGAAGGACGAAGCAAGTCGCGCAAACCCGGCCCCTttcttgtctcttgtctGTCCAGACCCCGAACTTGACGAGGCTCGCTCATCCTCTTCCCGCTTCGATATCACGGGAACATCCACTGTTATAAAGAGAGCCTTGATCTTACCGGTAGCAATAGCGTCCCGAATGGCGGCCTCGGATTTTGATCGGTCTTTGTTCACGTACAGCTGGAAGAACGCGTGCTTCTCCGTAGCCCCCAAGATCTCTAGATGAGGATATGACGACGGTGTAGCAAAACATTGGACTATGCCTGTTTTCGCTGCTGCCCGCGCCAGTGTGATCTCGCCTTCAGCGCCTCCGAGCTTGGACCCTCCTGTGGGCGAGATGTATATGGGGAATGAAAGGTCACACCCGAATAATCTCTGACGAGTATTTATCTGCCCAACTTTCCTCATTATTTCTGGTCGGAGCCAAATCCGATTGAGAAATGTATTATTTGCATCGCGCGTGATGTTGTCGTTGGAGCCGGTGTGAATAACTGCCCAAGGCTTAGTGGCGAGGAACCTTTCCGCTACTCGCTCGAAGTCGTTCAGGTTGATGATTTCACTCAGATCAGGCTTGAACTTGGGTTCAGATAAAACATCAACCGTAGCGTCAATCTTGGAATTGGCAACCTTCTCCTGGTCTTTCCATGCCTCATCGATTGTCGCTGTGTCCAGCATGCCTATGTAGCATGTTGTAGGCAAAGATTTCTTGATCAAGGACGGGGAATGTATCTCTTTGTACGACGTGGAAGCATCTCGACCGGCGTGTTGATAAATGACTGTTGGGTTAACACTTGTTGTGATACAGAGGTTACGGTAGTAGGCTTACTCTCTTCCCCACCAGGATGTTCAGGCGCAAACTCGGTCATGTCGTATACCTCTCCATTGACCACAATCCAGATATCCTGTTGTGTCCCATGTTGGCGTATTTCCGCCACGCTCACTTTCTTGGCCATTATGATTATGTTGGGTTGAGATTTCTAGAGCTTGACGGATCAGTGCCTTGGAGAAGGCCTCTGGTCTTCCTAATTGCTGGTCCCAGGAGAAACTGAGAATTGGTGTGCCAACACAGAAAAACATGACTTATACGTAATAGCCATCACTCCATTGGCTCGCCCAATCCTGGCTCAATCGTCCAGATGAGTAGCTGTTGATGTCTGATGCCCTTTGAACTCGGCTCTTGCACGGTACACTCCCGCACGGGAGCGGGCATCACAGTCCGTAGCGTAGTGTTAAACGACGGCGGTAATGTACCCTGTTCAACACAGATGACCTGGTTCCACCGTTGATCCTCCGATCCAGTCTCCTAATAGAGAACTGACGGGATTGATCCAGTTGGTGGAGGGAAACCTGACTTAGGAACGTTCCGATAGCTTCTGACTGGCTATGGAAAACCCCAACGTAGCTTCCGAAGTGGATTATCCTGTAAacgatgaaggagatgagacGGCACGGGATTTACGATTAACGGTTCACGGA
Coding sequences within:
- a CDS encoding related to non-ribosomal peptide synthetase, which translates into the protein MAIYGLRSWAPLRLRLAATSTLQHIGGLHSGCGLSAAVWFILKTIHMIRNRGMQHSSVIATGAITSTLICISVLSAFPWLRNNHHNTFERYHRFVGWLGIAMTWVFVILSNLNDINRRKGQSDVSIILGGQELWFAFFITILVALPWATLREVSVQVELPSPRLAIIRFNRGMQQGLVGRISRTAVKEFHAFGIISEGIESPYHYMVCGVQGDFTKRILSHPPTTLWTRELKFTGIGHASAMYKRGIRICTGTGIGAALSTCIQSPDWFLIWIGSDQEKAFGVTICDLIQKHIDPKRMILWDTKKEGRRPDTMQLLNETWVRFEAEVVFITSNRKGNDEIMQGCYTANIPAFGTLWDS
- a CDS encoding related to salicylate 1-monooxygenase is translated as MSTQSGWRALDVAVIGGGIGGQAVATSLRRQGHKVTIYERADFAGEVGASISCAANGTRWLEEWNVNIEIGDPVILRKLISRDWKTGEPISVYDLKDYKERWGYVYYMFHRQYMHRMLMDSALGEGEGPPAQLIVNHQATDVDVESGEVTFANGKKVKHDVVIGADGIGSTLRSVFGIKPDRKPATCTCLHTNVDTAKAVELGLVDYSQNSALEYWGGYNTHFKIVLSPCNGGKLLSYYCFFPREAGDLKAQTWDQEATLDELLDPYPDLDRSVFKHLEIGYEIRPWRLWLHEPYDHWTEGVACIMGDAAHPMMPDQSQGACQAIEDAAAIGLVFSKKHFNGDIRESLKAFEEVRKPRATKVQAASARARENINERIGFSSNTNTKVYNVAAEDGKLTIDEMNMYNLNDHVADVFNERRLKENIKSEPKEEDHKLALGRGTFSVAQHNSISAS
- a CDS encoding probable CYB2-lactate dehydrogenase cytochrome b2, with translation MAKKVSVAEIRQHGTQQDIWIVVNGEVYDMTEFAPEHPGGEEIIYQHAGRDASTSYKEIHSPSLIKKSLPTTCYIGMLDTATIDEAWKDQEKVANSKIDATVDVLSEPKFKPDLSEIINLNDFERVAERFLATKPWAVIHTGSNDNITRDANNTFLNRIWLRPEIMRKVGQINTRQRLFGCDLSFPIYISPTGGSKLGGAEGEITLARAAAKTGIVQCFATPSSYPHLEILGATEKHAFFQLYVNKDRSKSEAAIRDAIATGKIKALFITVDVPVISKREEDERASSSSGSGQTRDKKGAGFARLASSFIDPNVCWDDIKWLRSILGDIPIVVKGIQRASDAQMALVVGCDGIVISNHGGRAADGVAPAILTLLEVNRVCPEVFRGMRVLIDGGFRRGSDVVKAICLGASAVGFGRPLLYSLGYGQEGVEHAINIIKDEIETAMRLCGMTDLMRDAHPGYVNTRDLDHLVPGPKDHLPSRRPLPESKL
- a CDS encoding related to HNM1-Choline permease, which gives rise to MESNTKDSAASEKMDLQLERSHSMADAERVATKNTDAVELAHLGYKDELQRRFSLPSLLGLCLCLMGTWEACSASIAAALTSGGPPCLWYNFILSFLFTLAIGASLAEIASIYPTSGGQYHWVTALSPERGRKTASWMTGWISIGGQVVLLASAGFYSSFMVQGLISLSNSSYHAERWHATLIYIGILIYCALLNIIGEKVLPTANFISGALHIFGFLAVLIALGVTSKKNTSEYVFTTTFNNTNWSDGVAWIVGMISSIYPFLGYDGACHMAEELPHPRRNVPLAMIGSIAINGAMGVGYVTMLLFSAGSLERILATPYRLPFIQIYYDATHSVVGTTFMVLVSALTAIAAAAAGMTSASRTLWAFARDDATPFHSWIGHIQPRLKIPANAVLVVFVLDLLLGLLYLVNPTASNAILSISATGMYLSYLMPVVCMLVWGRSKLQPSDYGPFKLGKVLGIFLNLAAIIWMAVSIIFSLFPGSLPVTPENMNYSVAVMSGWIILGAVHFAFVGRKKFKMPVVAASVVEGMHAK